In the Endozoicomonas sp. SCSIO W0465 genome, GCAGAGCAACAGGTTTTCGTTTTGGTTTCCAGAGCGGCAAAAGTGGTTCTGGCCACAGAAATGGCTCTTGAGGTTGGTGATACTCCGGAAGCTATCGAGCAGTTTTTTATCAACCGATATCGTGCCGCTCCCCGGCAAATCCGTGTATTTGGCGAGGATGACTGGATGTCACCTGTTGCTTCAGGCAGTGGTGCTCCGGGTTCAATGGTGATCTGTCCCTGCAGTACCGGAACTTTGTCAGCCATTGCCTGCGGTTTAAGTAATAATCTGACACAGCGGGCAGCAACAGTGGTATTGAAGGAGCGGCGCAAGCTGGTCATCGTGCCCAGGGAAGCACCTTATTCTGATATACATCTGGAAAATATGTTGAAATTGAGCCGAATGGGGAGCGTCATTCTGCCGGCCTCTCCGGGATTTTACCACCGGCCTGAAAGCGTGGGTGACCTGATTGATTTTATTGTGGCCCGGATACTGGATCAGCTGGGAATCAACCAGGAGTTAATGCCGTCCTGGGGTAATCATTGTCTTTGAAGGGCTGACTGGGGGATAAAAGGTTTCAGGTTGTAAAGCCATAGCGCGAGGGCATCCAGATAAACGGGTAGCGTTGCTGCCGGATCTGCTGGTCCCGCCATCAGATCAATCACAAAACCCGGTAGCTCCTGTCTTACGACTTCTTTCTGGTAAACCCCGTGGGGCTGGTCTGAGATAACCAGGGCAGCTCCCGGTATCGGATCTGCTTTTAGCCAGTGCTTCAGTGTGTCGCGGGTATTGGGTCTGTGC is a window encoding:
- a CDS encoding flavin prenyltransferase UbiX; its protein translation is MSPTNPARVTLAITGASGAQYGLRLLECLVAAEQQVFVLVSRAAKVVLATEMALEVGDTPEAIEQFFINRYRAAPRQIRVFGEDDWMSPVASGSGAPGSMVICPCSTGTLSAIACGLSNNLTQRAATVVLKERRKLVIVPREAPYSDIHLENMLKLSRMGSVILPASPGFYHRPESVGDLIDFIVARILDQLGINQELMPSWGNHCL